From the Companilactobacillus ginsenosidimutans genome, the window CAATGACCACAATGAACATTACTACTGAGAAAATGATTATTCCACTAATTCTGTTTTCTGTGCGCTCAATATTGAACGGATAAATTTCATAAAGTTTTCTAAGCATTAGCCAACAAATTAACGCCATACTAATACTTGTAGCCACAAGTGGTCCGAATTCGTGGAACATCCAGATCATTGGAACTTGCAATAATACTTTGGCAATAAATCCAATAACTAGGTATTTAATTGCTAATCTATTTCGATATAAAGCCTGTAATACAGCTGCCAATACTGTAAACAACCCTAGAAGAATCGACATAACTGATGAGAACTGTAGCATTGAAATTCCTAATGCATCGTAGCGATAAAAAGTTGTCCACAATGGTTGTGATACTGCGTACATCCCTAACGCACTGGGAATCATAATGAAGAAAAATAGTTCTAATGTGTTGCCAATCTGGTTTTCAATATCTTTCTTATCACCCTTAGCATATAGTCCCGACAAAATTGGAACAGCGGTAACTGCCATCGCAGCTGATAAGGAAACAATTATCATAATTAATTTGTTAGCTTGGAAACCAAATAATGAATAATAATTATCTAATTGAACTTTCGAAGCATTGACGAACATCAACATAAATTGTTGGAACGTCGACTGATCGAATAGATTGAAGAAAGTAATCCCAGCATCCATGATAATAAATGGCAATGCTTGATCAAATATTTCTTTGGCAAAATTTTTATCAATGGTGGAAGCTGGCTTACCATTTCTAGACAGAGCCCTTAGCTTAGGAAGCTTTCGAAAAATATAAATCATCAAAATCCCAATGGCAAAAATTGCACCGATAAATGCAGCAAATGTTGATTGAGTAACAGCATCAACATAACTACCCTTTTGAACTTTCATAATAATATAAGTTGCTAATAACAAATAAATAACACGGGCAATTTGTTCCACTAGTTGAGAAATTGCTGACGGAGCCATGTCTGAGTATCCTTGCATATATCCTCTTAAAATACTAAGGATTGGAATTACTAGGACAGCAACACCAAGTGATTTAATAACAGGAATACTATTAGGATCACCATCCGTAAATAGGAAGGCAATACCAGACGCTCCAAAAAACATGATTGCACCAAAGATAATACCCATTAGTGCCATTATTTTTAGTCCCTGCTTAAATAGACGATTACCTGTTGAATACTCGTCTAAAGCATTATAATGGGAAATTTGTTTGGAAATTGCACCGGGAATTCCGGCAGTTGATATGATTAAAAACAAGCTATAAATATTGTAACCTTTGGCAAACAACGCATTGGCCGAAGGATAATAAGAACCCATCCAAGCCATCCAAGGAATAATATAAATAGCACCAAGTACTCGTGAAAAAATACTACCGGCGGTCATCCAAACTGAACCCTTCAGCATTGTGTCTTGGCTGGAAGACTCTGGATTTAACCTAGGAATAGCTTCTTCTGTACCTTGCTTATCCTTGCTCAAATACTAGCACCACCTTAAAAAACTAACTCTTCAATTATAACAAAATTGTAATCCATGAAACTTTAAATTACACTTAATTGTTGAAAAAATCAATTGTCGTTTATAACAATTCCAATAAAAAACGTCTCGTCAACCAGACGAAACGTTATTTATAACTATTTTACTACGATATTAACAATTTTGTTTGGTACAACAATAACTTTTACGACATCTTTTCCATCAAGGAATTTTTGAACTTTCTCATCACTCAATGCAAGTTCCTTAACTTTCTCTTTGTCAGTATCAACAGGCAAACTTAATTTATCACGTAAGCGTCCATTAACCTGAATGATCATATCAACGGTATCTGAAACCAATTTAGCTTCATCATAAGTTGGCCATTTTGCATAGGTGATTGAGCCATCGTTACCAAATTTACTCCATAATTCTTCCATCATATGTGGTGCAATTGGAGCAAGCAACTTAACCAAGCCTTCAGCATATTCTTTAGGCATAGAATCAACTTTATTAGCTTCATTAACAAATACCATAATTTGAGAAATGGCAGTGTTGAAGTGAAGTGAATCGAAATCTTCAGTAACTTTTTTAACAGTTTCGTTATAGACTTTATCTAATTTTCCATCATTTTTATCAGACAAGAAGTCATCACGAACCGTATTGTCATCATCATTATTGATGAATAACCTCCAAACACGTTCCAAGAACTTGTTAGCACCTGACAATCCATCTTCTGACCATGAAATTGAGGCATCCAAAGGACCCATGAACATTTCATAAAGTCTCAAAGTATCTGCACCGTATGATTCAACAACATCATCAGGATTTACAACATTACCTTTTGATTTAGACATCTTTTCGTGATTATCACCTAAAATCATTCCTTGATTATATAACTTTTGGAATGGCTCTTTAGTTGGTACAACACCCAAATCATAAAGTACTTTGTGCCAAAATCTTGCATAGAGTAAGTGAAGTACGGCATGCTCTGCTCCACCAATGTATAAATCAACTGGTAACCATTGTTTCAATAAATCATAGTCAGCAATCTTGGCATCATTATTTGGATCGATATATCTCAAGTAATACCATGAACTACCTGCCCACTGTGGCATTGTGTTTGTTTCACGTCGACCTTTACGACCGTTTTCATCAACGACATTTACCCAGTCATCCAAGTTAGCCAATGGGCTTTCACCAGTACCTGATGGTGCAATATCACTGTCAGCTGGTAATTCTAGTGGGAGTTGATCTTCAGGAACTAAGGTTGTTTCGCCATCTTCCCAGTGAATAACGGGAATTGGTTCACCCCAGTAGCGTTGACGTGAGAATAACCAGTCACGAAGCTTGTAGTTAACAAATTTTTTACCAATACCCTTATCTTCAAGGTAATCAAGCATCTTAGTCTTGGCAGTTTCTGTGTCCATACCATTTAAGAAATCAGAATTGATATGCTTGCCGTCGCCGGTGTATACTTCTTTTTCAATGTTTCCACCTTCGATAACTGGTACAATAGGCAATTTAAATTTTTTGGCAAAATCATAGTCACGGCCATCATGTGCTGGGACAGCCATAACTTCACCAGTACCGTATGTAGCCAAAACATAGTCAGCAATCCAGATTGGTAAACGTTCACCATTAACAGGGTTAATAGCATAAGCACCAGTAAAAGCACCAGTCTTATCATGATTCAAATCAGTTCTGTCCAAATCTGATTTACGTGAAGCTTGTTCCTTATATGCTTCAACTGCAGCTTTTTGTTCAGGAGTTGTAATCTCATTAACTAAATCCAATTCTGGGGCAAGTACTAAATATGAAACTCCAAAAATGGTATCAGCACGAGTTGTAAATACCGTAATCTTTTCTTTATCGTATCCATCAATCTTGAAATCGACGTGAGCACCAATTGAACGACCAATCCAGTTACGTTGCATTTCCTTGATACTTTCTGGCCAGTCAATATCATCCAAATCATCCAGCAAACGGTCAGCGTAAGCCGTGATCTTCAACATCCATTGACGCATTGGCTTTCTAACGACAGGATAACCACCACGTTCAGTTTTTCCGTCAATAACTTCCTCATTAGCAACAACTGTTCCTAAATCAGGACTCCAGTTAACGGGAACCTCAGCTTCATAAGCTAAGCCCTTCTTATACATTTGTTCAAAAATCCATTGTGTCCATTTATAGAACTTAGGATCAGTTGTTTGAACTTCACGATCCCAATCATAAGAAAAACCAAGTGAATTAATTTGACGCTTGAAGTTGTTAATATTTTTTTCAGTGAAGTCAGCTGGATTGTGACCTGTATCCAAAGCATATTGTTCAGCAGGTAAACCAAAGGCATCAAATCCCATTGGATGTAAAACGTTGAATCCTTGCATACGTTTCATACGTGCAACGATATCTGTAGCTGTATATCCTTCTGGATGTCCAACGTGCAAACCTTGTCCTGATGGATAAGGGAACATATCTAGAGCATAATAATTATCTTTTTTGGGATCTGTGCCTGTTTTGAAAGTTTTGTTTTCCTTCCAATAAGCTTGCCATTTCTTTTCAACTTTATTGTGATTATAAGTCATATAATTTCCTCCATAAAAAAAGTCCTATGATTAAAAATTAATCATAGGACGAATTATCGCGGTACCACCTAAGTTCCACACATTAGCTGCATGACTCTCGATATCCGTAACATGGATAAGACGCAATCACTTACTGTTAGTTCAGCGATTAAACTTAGTGGACGAGTTCAATTTGATTAGTTTAGCATTCTCATTAACCATGCATTTTCTGAAAAACTAATGTAAATCTACTATTTCCTTTGAGTTACATATTACAACTTTAATGTCTGTCCGACAACTAATAAATCCGAATTCAAACTATTAATTTGTTTCAACTGACTAATCGATGTTCCAGCTTGGTTGGCAATACTATCCAAAGTATCGCCAGACTTAACGGTGACAGTGTTGTCAGATGAACTTGCTGCTTGTGTGTTGGCAGAATTATCAGTCGTTCCAGCTGTACTGTTTGATGGTGTTGAATCGGCATTACTTGCCGACTGAGTTGATGATGTATCATTTGAAACATTGACACCAACTTGATCAGTTGACTTAGATGCATCATATTTTTTTACACCATTTGTTTCATCTTGAACAATTACAGGTGCTTGTTGATTGCCATAAACATCATCGTCTGAACTATTGATTGCAACGCTAGTGTTACTTACTGTCACTGGATCATTAACCGCTTGTCCATCTTGACCAACTAGTTGATTAACAATCAAATTCTTGCCCGGATAAACGTAACTAGATGTCTTTAATCCATTGAGATTCATCAAGGTACTCAAAGAAATATTGAATTTATCTGCAACTGATTGAAGTGTATCCCCTTGGGCAAATACATAATTCTCACTTTGACCACTGCCGTCAGTTCCTTGATCAAAACGTGATAAATTATATTTTTCTATGATATTATTTAATTTATCGGCGTAAGTGGTATCAGTGGCATACTTACCCGTCAAAAAGGCTGTAGCATCCTTGTAAGAGCTAGTATTACTCTTCCAAGTTCCAGCATACATTTGTGGATTTCCAGAAACGCCACCTCTCAATAATGAGACGTAATCTTCGAGTGATTCTTTATATGAAGGATACTTTTTGAAGTCAGAATTAATTGAATAAAGACTTCCTGTTCCATCATCTTCTTGTGTTGGCATGTTAACAGCTGTGCCGTTATATGTTCCCTTGATACCAAATAAATTGTAGTTTGGAGCACTAGCTAGCCCACTAGTTCCCCAACCACTTTCAATCATGGCTTGAGCAATCATAACTGAAGCATATAAATCATTGTTTTCAGCCAATTTACGTGCCGAATTGCCAATGTATTCGATAAAGTTTTGATCACCAACACCACGTGGCGTAAACATCCCCACAACGGTATTGTTTACAGCACTGACGTCGTCAGCTGCTTGGTCATTCTTTGAATTTGAAAATGTATCAGCGAAAGCTTGATGAGAAACAATTGATGTTGTTGCTTGTGCAGCTACACCACCGAAAAATAAGCCAGCGCCTAAAATAGTAACGTTCTTCTTTAAGTTAGCATTGGCTTGTTTTTTTGAATTATAACGATGCAAGCCATTCTCTTCGGCTCTGCGTTGTTGACGCGAAATTGTCATATATATAACACCCCTTTAATACTCATGTCACTATTATATTTCTTAAGAAAGTTTTAAACAATACAAGAAAGGTAAAAATAAATGAAAAGTTCTAAATATTTCCATACTCTAAATATAATTTTAATAATAGTCTTTATACTCTGGTCAATTGCTGTTGCGATGCAGGCCAATTTCATAACTGTATTCGATAATCACTTCATCGGGTTAATTTATCATCACCACTACGGTATCTCAATGACATTGCTTCGAACCTTATCTGAAATTGGTGGAACAGTCTCAACAATTATAATTACGCTACTATTACTGATTTTGTTCTCAATTAACAAATATTATTACGCAGCAATTTTTCTAGCAGCAAATAAAATAGTCGTTGTCATTATAAATACAATATTAAAAGACTTAATTAGACGCCCTCGCCCTAGTCACCATCACTACATGTACGAAGGTAGTTTCAGTTATCCTAGTGGACATAGTTCGTCAGCATTAAGCCTTTATATACCATTATTAATAATTGGATTTTTTATTTTCAAAAAGATTAGTACGAGAATTTTAATGTCGACAATCGCCATACTGTTAGTAATAATTATTGGTTACAGCCGTGTATACCTTGGTGTCCACTATCCTAGCGACATCATGGGAGCATACTTACTGGCAGGAGCAACTTTGACAACACTTATCATCCTATTTAGAAGTAAGAATATTTTTGTTCTTGATTTCAAGGGCATTAAGAAGCAAAGCGATAATTAATAATACAGCTGAAGCAACATAAATATTATGCAAGCCTGAGAACAGAATTTGACGCATCTTCGGCATCAATTCAACAGGCAACTGACTGGCGGTTTGAGGATCAATTAATTTGTTCATCATATCGACAGTTATTTTTTTGTTCTGAGCAGCACCGTTTGCTAAAGCAGTATTCAAAACAATCCCGTAGACAGAAACCATCATTGATTGACCGATAGTCCTCAGTAAAGTATTAAAACTGGTAGCAACACCAACATTTTCTGGTGGCACAACAGTTTGAGTAGTTACTGTAGTTGTGGTAATCGTCAATCCAAAACCAAGTCCAGCAACAGCAGCAAGCAACAGGAAGTATACAAATGAAGTTCCCACATTGGCAAATAATAAAGCTGCGTTAGCAATTGCTAAGAAAATCAAACTAATATAAATAATTCTATTTGGAGCATATTTTTTGAGCAATGAACCTGCCCAGAATGACCCAAAAATCCAAATGATTGAACTTGGCGTAACAGCGAATCCACCCATTGATGGACTCAACCCCAAAATACCTTGCATCCAAGTTGGAATATAAGCCTCAAAACCAATCAAGAATCCACTAATTAATAATGCAATCATATTTTGAATAACAAAAGTTTTATTCTTAAATAAATTTAAAGGCAAAATCGGATCATCAACTCTACGTTCAAAATGAATAAAGATAAATAACGAAATTACTGACACTGCAACCAAACCAATTGGAAGCCAGGCAGTAGTCGTACCGATATATTGTAATGCCAACATAATTGGCAACAAGACAAATACCAATAAAACTGTGCCGACATAGTCAATTTTGACCTTGCCGGTTTTTTCTTGCTTCTCTTCAAAGAATATCCAAACTAGTAGCATCGTGATAATACCAACGGGTAAATTGATCAAAAATACCCAATGCCAACTTAATTTTTCTACAATGAATCCACCTAATAGTGGTGCGATAACCGCTGCGACACCCCAGGCTGAACCGTTTAATCCTAAAATTTTTGCACGTTTGTCCAATGAATAGATGTCAGCAATAATAGTAAATGTCAAAGGCTGAATAGCACCAGAACCTAACCCTTGAACGACTCTGGCTAAAATTAAAGTTAACATTGAATTTGAGGCACTACATAAAACCGAACCAACAACGAACAATCCTAATCCAAATAGGAAGACTGGTTTTCTACCAACTAAATCTGAGAGTTTACCGTAAATTGGTGTTGAAACTGCAGTCATTAACAAATAAATTGAGAAGACCCAGTTCATTAAACTAACACCATGGAGACTTCCGATAATTGTTGGCATCGCTGTAGAAACGATGGTTCCCTCGATTGCTGTCATAAATGTTGCAATAAAAATTGCGATAGTCACGATAATTAAATGTGACTGTTTTTGCTTTTGTTCCATATTTCCCCCATAAAAAAAGACGTTCTTTAAAGTATTAACTTTAAAGAACGCCTCTGTTGTCGTTGATTAGTCTTTAACTTTTGACAATGTTGATTTAATAGCATCAACCTTATCTAAATGTTCCCAAGGCAAATCAATATCTGTACGTCCGAAGTGGCCATAAGCCGCTGTTTGTTTGTAAATAGGTCTTTGTAGATCCAACATTTGAATGATACCTAGTGGTCTCAAATCGAAGTTCTTGTTGATACAATCAACAATTTGTTCCTCAGTGAATTCACTAGTTCCAAATGTATCTACGTGAATTGAAACTGGACGTGCTACACCGATTGCATAAGCAATTTGAATTTCAGCTTTTTTAGCAATACCAGCTGCAACAAGGTTTTTTGCAATATATCTGGCAGCATAACTAGCTGAACGGTCAACTTTTGTAGCATCTTTACCAGAGAAAGCACCACCACCATGACGAGCAAAACCGCCATAGGTATCAACGATAACTTTTCTACCAGTAAGTCCTGAATCTCCTTCTGGTCCACCAATAACAAATCGACCAGTTGGATTGATCAAGTATTTAGTGTTTTCATCAACCATGTTAGATGGAACCACTTCATCAATGACATATTTTTTAATGTCTTTTTGAACTTGTTCAAGTGTTGCTTCTTCTTTATGCTGAGTACTCAAAACAATGGTATCGATACGAACGGGTTTATCGTTCTCGTCGTATTCAACAGTTACTTGTGACTTTGCATCTGGCATCAAGTAATTGATAGTTCCATTCTTTCTCACTTCAGCGGTTTTACGCATAAGTTTGTGTGCTAAAGAAATTGGTAGTGGCATGAATTCTTTTGTCTCATCAGTCGCAAAACCAAAAACAAATCCTTGATCACCGGCACCAATTTGGTCCAATGGATCTGAATCTTTAGCTGATTCTCTTTTTTCAAGGGCATCATCGACACCTTGTGCGATATCTGGAGATTGTTCGTCTAATGCAACTAAGACGGCACAACTACCACCATCGAAACCTGGATTTGAACCATCGTAACCAATTTCCTTAATTGTGTTACGTACTACGCTTTGAATATCAACGTAAGCTGATGTTGAAATTTCACCAACTACGAGTACCAAACCAGTGGTAACGGTCGTCTCACA encodes:
- a CDS encoding putative polysaccharide biosynthesis protein, whose product is MLKGSVWMTAGSIFSRVLGAIYIIPWMAWMGSYYPSANALFAKGYNIYSLFLIISTAGIPGAISKQISHYNALDEYSTGNRLFKQGLKIMALMGIIFGAIMFFGASGIAFLFTDGDPNSIPVIKSLGVAVLVIPILSILRGYMQGYSDMAPSAISQLVEQIARVIYLLLATYIIMKVQKGSYVDAVTQSTFAAFIGAIFAIGILMIYIFRKLPKLRALSRNGKPASTIDKNFAKEIFDQALPFIIMDAGITFFNLFDQSTFQQFMLMFVNASKVQLDNYYSLFGFQANKLIMIIVSLSAAMAVTAVPILSGLYAKGDKKDIENQIGNTLELFFFIMIPSALGMYAVSQPLWTTFYRYDALGISMLQFSSVMSILLGLFTVLAAVLQALYRNRLAIKYLVIGFIAKVLLQVPMIWMFHEFGPLVATSISMALICWLMLRKLYEIYPFNIERTENRISGIIIFSVVMFIVVIAINWIVYRFVGNSDRIVSLFVLFAEAFIGAAIFGYLVLKTKLADKILGSRVDRIRRLVKIK
- the leuS gene encoding leucine--tRNA ligase — protein: MTYNHNKVEKKWQAYWKENKTFKTGTDPKKDNYYALDMFPYPSGQGLHVGHPEGYTATDIVARMKRMQGFNVLHPMGFDAFGLPAEQYALDTGHNPADFTEKNINNFKRQINSLGFSYDWDREVQTTDPKFYKWTQWIFEQMYKKGLAYEAEVPVNWSPDLGTVVANEEVIDGKTERGGYPVVRKPMRQWMLKITAYADRLLDDLDDIDWPESIKEMQRNWIGRSIGAHVDFKIDGYDKEKITVFTTRADTIFGVSYLVLAPELDLVNEITTPEQKAAVEAYKEQASRKSDLDRTDLNHDKTGAFTGAYAINPVNGERLPIWIADYVLATYGTGEVMAVPAHDGRDYDFAKKFKLPIVPVIEGGNIEKEVYTGDGKHINSDFLNGMDTETAKTKMLDYLEDKGIGKKFVNYKLRDWLFSRQRYWGEPIPVIHWEDGETTLVPEDQLPLELPADSDIAPSGTGESPLANLDDWVNVVDENGRKGRRETNTMPQWAGSSWYYLRYIDPNNDAKIADYDLLKQWLPVDLYIGGAEHAVLHLLYARFWHKVLYDLGVVPTKEPFQKLYNQGMILGDNHEKMSKSKGNVVNPDDVVESYGADTLRLYEMFMGPLDASISWSEDGLSGANKFLERVWRLFINNDDDNTVRDDFLSDKNDGKLDKVYNETVKKVTEDFDSLHFNTAISQIMVFVNEANKVDSMPKEYAEGLVKLLAPIAPHMMEELWSKFGNDGSITYAKWPTYDEAKLVSDTVDMIIQVNGRLRDKLSLPVDTDKEKVKELALSDEKVQKFLDGKDVVKVIVVPNKIVNIVVK
- a CDS encoding glucosaminidase domain-containing protein, whose product is MTISRQQRRAEENGLHRYNSKKQANANLKKNVTILGAGLFFGGVAAQATTSIVSHQAFADTFSNSKNDQAADDVSAVNNTVVGMFTPRGVGDQNFIEYIGNSARKLAENNDLYASVMIAQAMIESGWGTSGLASAPNYNLFGIKGTYNGTAVNMPTQEDDGTGSLYSINSDFKKYPSYKESLEDYVSLLRGGVSGNPQMYAGTWKSNTSSYKDATAFLTGKYATDTTYADKLNNIIEKYNLSRFDQGTDGSGQSENYVFAQGDTLQSVADKFNISLSTLMNLNGLKTSSYVYPGKNLIVNQLVGQDGQAVNDPVTVSNTSVAINSSDDDVYGNQQAPVIVQDETNGVKKYDASKSTDQVGVNVSNDTSSTQSASNADSTPSNSTAGTTDNSANTQAASSSDNTVTVKSGDTLDSIANQAGTSISQLKQINSLNSDLLVVGQTLKL
- a CDS encoding phosphatase PAP2 family protein, with the protein product MKSSKYFHTLNIILIIVFILWSIAVAMQANFITVFDNHFIGLIYHHHYGISMTLLRTLSEIGGTVSTIIITLLLLILFSINKYYYAAIFLAANKIVVVIINTILKDLIRRPRPSHHHYMYEGSFSYPSGHSSSALSLYIPLLIIGFFIFKKISTRILMSTIAILLVIIIGYSRVYLGVHYPSDIMGAYLLAGATLTTLIILFRSKNIFVLDFKGIKKQSDN
- a CDS encoding MDR family MFS transporter; its protein translation is MEQKQKQSHLIIVTIAIFIATFMTAIEGTIVSTAMPTIIGSLHGVSLMNWVFSIYLLMTAVSTPIYGKLSDLVGRKPVFLFGLGLFVVGSVLCSASNSMLTLILARVVQGLGSGAIQPLTFTIIADIYSLDKRAKILGLNGSAWGVAAVIAPLLGGFIVEKLSWHWVFLINLPVGIITMLLVWIFFEEKQEKTGKVKIDYVGTVLLVFVLLPIMLALQYIGTTTAWLPIGLVAVSVISLFIFIHFERRVDDPILPLNLFKNKTFVIQNMIALLISGFLIGFEAYIPTWMQGILGLSPSMGGFAVTPSSIIWIFGSFWAGSLLKKYAPNRIIYISLIFLAIANAALLFANVGTSFVYFLLLAAVAGLGFGLTITTTTVTTQTVVPPENVGVATSFNTLLRTIGQSMMVSVYGIVLNTALANGAAQNKKITVDMMNKLIDPQTASQLPVELMPKMRQILFSGLHNIYVASAVLLIIALLLNALEIKNKNILTSK
- the metK gene encoding methionine adenosyltransferase; the protein is MSKNYLFTSESVSEGHPDKIADQISDSILDALLEQDKDARVACETTVTTGLVLVVGEISTSAYVDIQSVVRNTIKEIGYDGSNPGFDGGSCAVLVALDEQSPDIAQGVDDALEKRESAKDSDPLDQIGAGDQGFVFGFATDETKEFMPLPISLAHKLMRKTAEVRKNGTINYLMPDAKSQVTVEYDENDKPVRIDTIVLSTQHKEEATLEQVQKDIKKYVIDEVVPSNMVDENTKYLINPTGRFVIGGPEGDSGLTGRKVIVDTYGGFARHGGGAFSGKDATKVDRSASYAARYIAKNLVAAGIAKKAEIQIAYAIGVARPVSIHVDTFGTSEFTEEQIVDCINKNFDLRPLGIIQMLDLQRPIYKQTAAYGHFGRTDIDLPWEHLDKVDAIKSTLSKVKD